From the genome of Onthophagus taurus isolate NC chromosome 5, IU_Otau_3.0, whole genome shotgun sequence, one region includes:
- the LOC139429768 gene encoding structural maintenance of chromosomes protein 2-like: MCANVERLKSGIIDNLSGITELLRDWQSSFCASTDDNERHFREIHLLIDKMRNHVHSIETMEVLGEVEENDVLKTILKDDIVKINEENLKKVDENIKIFEENTRIIEENIRSVEENIKEFEENMRKSLKEIEEKFSDENVINIPADLIEKRINKEKSVLNYRNKSVRDASSWEYLDKWNEILDDELTNKNFKGGVNLIAPKRIQQFGDSKRQKFSSTQCILEEESYDNQLIHKQYKNKKSSSTGDLLDDIIAQSKDEINYRQHLNGSNYLLSLRDLQSFDKLNKFDDSDDECESDDNENNIHKPKIVGVIYKEKL; encoded by the exons aTGTGCGCGAACGTCGAACGATTAAAATCGGGGATAATTGACAATTTAAGCGGGATAACAGAGTTATTGCGCGATTGGCAGAGTTCATTCTGCGCGTCCACCGATGATAATGAACGTCATTTCCGTGAAATTCACTTACTTATCGATAAAATGAGGAATCACGTACATTCTATAGAAACTATGGAAGTTTTAGGTGAAGTAGAAGAAAACGATGTGTTAAAAACGATTCTAAAAGATGATATCGTTAAGATAAACgaagaaaacttaaaaaaagtcgacgaaaatattaagatttttGAGGAAAATACAAGGATAATCGAGGAAAATATAAGGagtgttgaagaaaatataaaagaatttgaagaaaatatgaGAAAGAGTTTAAAGGAAATCGAAGAAAAATTTAGTGacgaaaatgttataaatattcCAGCggatttaatcgaaaaaagaataaacaaagaaaaaagtgttcttaattatagaaataaaTCAGTTAGAGATGCATCAAGTTGGGAATACCTAGATAAATGGAATGAAATTTTAGATGATGAattaacgaataaaaactttaaggGAGGAGTTAATTTAATTGCACCAAAACGAATACAACAATTTGGAG attcaAAGAGACAAAAATTTAGCAGCACCCAATGTATATTAGAGGAAGAATCCTATGATAACCAATTAATACATAAACAATACAAAAACAAGAAATCATCAAGCACCGGAGACCTTCTAGATGATATTATCGCACAATCAAAGGACGAAATTAATTATAGACAACACCTAAATGGATCCAATTACCTTTTAAGTTTAAGAGATCTTCAAAGTTTtgacaaattaaataaatttgatgacTCTGATGATGAGTGTGAAAGCGATGATAATGAAAACAATATTCACAAGCCAAAAATAGTGGGTGTTATT tacaaagaaaaattgtga
- the LOC111426661 gene encoding uncharacterized protein gives MGGKSSKAESLTRSLSLRKSQKNSLQKIQRKLDKVSKDIHKFSGSVDDAKYTDIKKSIAQIIDELEKISSVVKDKHKDLYQDILESCNNQLQKLDMKVTHASRPTSSNSLPPQPSSPIISPIASPLTLPSQSPTFSPRFSPPSSPTNYPSFDSPLSERSEISQLKVVKVSVEEPKIHSYKDYDDDDDDDDDEESFYDPQKEAINSIDQMRRKIENLEEKIHEYKQSKDPNLYEQTRTALNQIIIKLDNMETYGNVQIKYERKLALQRAQECMKYLLDGNKLQTQITLEMHQTTKNGDENQENENNIETRQKVGSYIRPVTLDLNANDNLKEELRQVLHKRIEEATMDDDDEDVDSGKKEERFDNTESEDDFDFVNVESGDKKTNPVLVTSL, from the coding sequence atggGTGGAAAATCCTCCAAAGCTGAATCATTAACGCGCTCATTATCGCTGCGTAAGAgccaaaaaaattctttgcaAAAAATCCAAAGGAAATTAGATAAAGTTAGCAAAGATATTCATAAATTTAGCGGCTCTGTCGACGACGCCAAGTACacagatattaaaaaatcgatcgCGCAAATCATCGATGAATTAGAAAAGATTAGTTCCGTCGTTAAAGACAAGCACAAAGATTTATACCAAGATATTTTAGAAAGCTGCAACAATCAGCTGCAAAAATTAGACATGAAAGTGACGCATGCCTCAAGACCAACATCTTCCAACTCACTTCCCCCACAACCCTCGTCCCCAATCATCTCACCAATAGCCTCACCTTTAACTTTACCATCTCAATCCCCAACTTTCTCACCGAGATTTTCACCCCCAAGTTCACCAACAAATTATCCATCATTCGATAGCCCATTATCAGAAAGAAGCGAGATCTCTCAATTAAAAGTGGTTAAAGTCAGCGTGGAGGAACCAAAAATTCATTCGTACAAAGAttacgacgacgacgacgacgatgaTGACGACGAAGAATCGTTTTACGATCCACAAAAAGAAGCGATTAACTCAATAGATCAAATGCGCCGAAAAATAGAAAACttggaagaaaaaattcaCGAATACAAACAATCCAAAGACCCAAATCTTTACGAACAAACAAGAACCGCTTTGAATCAAATCATAATTAAATTGGACAACATGGAAACGTACGGCAACGTTCAAATCAAATACGAAAGAAAATTGGCGCTACAACGGGCCCAAGAATGCATGAAATATTTATTGGATGGGAATAAATTGCAAACGCAAATTACTTTGGAGATGCATCAAACCACCAAAAATGGGGatgaaaatcaagaaaatgaaaataatattgaaacgCGACAAAAAGTTGGTTCCTATATTCGCCCGGTTACTTTGGATTTAAACGCGAATGATAATTTGAAGGAGGAATTGAGGCAAGTTCTTCATAAACGGATTGAAGAGGCCACTatggatgatgatgatgaagatgtTGATTCGGGGAAAAAGGAAGAACGATTCGATAACACGGAGAGCGAAGATGATTTCGATTTTGTTAACGTGGAAAGCGGGGATAAAAAAACGAACCCCGTCTTGGTAACGTCGctttaa